In Deltaproteobacteria bacterium, the genomic stretch CGGCCGAAACGACTTCGACAAGGGAAGGTACACCCCGCCGTGGTCGGTGTTCCATTCCCGGGTGGCCGCGATCGCCTGGAAGAAGGAGCGGCCGACGACCGCGGCGAGCTGCCGGTACTGGTGTTCGACGTTGTGGAGGTTCGCGTAAAGGGATATCCCGGTCACCACGAAGATGAAACCGGAGATGAGGAGCAGGAATCGCCTCGCCCGGCGGGTCGTTTCATTACCCATGGTCCGCGCATTATGTCCTCGGGGATATCCCTGAAGCAATAGGGAAACAGGTCGCCGCGGGGAGGCGCGACACGGGGCTTGAGTTCCGTGTTTCGCTGTGGTAGATTCTTACCGATTTGTATTCCCGTGGTCCCCAATCCCCGCCGAATCCCGGATCGCCGCGTGCGTTCGTTTCGCCCCGTGCCCGTCGTCCGTCAACCACCAACCGAAGTATCGGAAACAGGAGATAGAACAGGCATATGCCGTTCACACAATTCGGACTTTCCCCGGACATTCTCCGGGCCGTTCAGGCGATGAAGTACACGGTTCCCACCCCGATCCAGGAAAAGGCCATACCCCGCGTCCTCGAAGGGAAGGACCTCATGGGATCGGCCCAGACCGGCACCGGGAAGACGGCCGCCTTCGCCCTGCCGATCCTCCAGCGCCTCTCGGCGGGAGGCGTCCGGCGCGGCCGCCGCCCCGTCCGCTCCCTCGTGCTCACTCCGACCCGCGAGCTCGCCGTCCAGATCGGCGAGAGCTTCGGGGCCTACGCGGCGCACACCGGGTTGCGGCACACGGTCGTATACGGCGGAGTGAGCCAGCGCCCGCAGGAACAGGCGCTCGGCAAGGGGGTGGACATCCTCGTCGCGACGCCGGGCCGCCTCCTGGACCTGATGGGGCAGAAACTGATCGACCTCTCGGTCGTCGAGATCTTCGTCCTGGACGAGGCGGATCGCATGCTCGACATGGGATTCATCCCCGATATCCGCCGGGTGATCGAGAAGCTGCCGGGACAGCGCCAGACGCTCATGTTTTCGGCCACCATGCCGTACGACATCGTCCGTCTCGCCGACACGATCCTCCGCGACCCGGTGCGGGTTTCCGTCGCGCCGGTATCGGCTCCCGCCGAGATGGTCGAACACCGGTTGTACTACGTGGAAAAGCCGCAGAAGACCGAACTTCTGAAACATCTGCTGGCGGATGATTCCATCCGGAACGCGCTCGTGTTCACCCGCACTCGGCACGGCGCCGACCGCGTCGAGAGGATCTTGAGCCGCGCGAACATCCGCGCGGAGGCGATCCACGGGGACAAATCCCAGGGCGCGCGGGAGAGGGCGCTGTCCTCGTTCAAGAAGGGGGCCATCCGGGTCCTGGTGGCGACCGACATCGCCGCACGGGGCTTGGACATCGTGGAGCTGTCCCACGTGGTCAACTACGACTTCCCGAACGAGCCGGAGGCGTACGTGCACCGCATCGGTCGCACCGGGAGGGCGGGACTTTCGGGAATCGCCATCACATTCTGCGCCTTCGACGAGCGCCCCCTCCTCGCGGAGGTCGAGCGGCTGATCCAGAAGCACCTGACGGTCGTCCCGGAGCACCCGTTCGCCTCCCCCGCCCGGCCGGGGACGCCCACCTCCCTCGAAAAGGGGCGTCCGCAGCCCCGAAACCGGCCGTACATGATCTCGGTCGACGCGTCGTTCCTCTCGGCGCGTCCGGCGCCCGCCGCCGCACCGCCGGCGCGGACCTCCCGCCACGCGGAGGCGGAGGCTCGTCCGACCGCCGGTCCCGGCGGCCGCAAGAGCGGCCATCGCGACATCGTCCCTCCCGGCAGGGCTTCCCGGAGGTAGGCGGCCCCGGTGAAGGAAAAATTCCGGGCGATCCTAAAGCCGCTCCTGTTCCTCGCCGTATTCGCGGCGTTCTCCGCGATCCTGTGGAAACTCGGAGTCTTCCGTTTTTTCATGAACCGGGAGGAGATGGCGGCGTTCGTCCGATCGCTCGGCGCATGGGGTTTCGCCGGATTCATCGTGCTCCAGGTGGTCCAGGTGGTCGCCGCGCCGATACCGGGGGAGGCCACCGGGGTCCTGGGCGGGTACCTTTTCGGTCCCCTGCTCGGCGTCATCCTGTCGACCGTGGGGCTGACCGCGGGTTCCCTCCTTGCCTTCACCCTGTCCAGGATGTTCGGCCGGCCGTTCACGGACCGGTTCGTCGACGCGAGCACGATGGCGCGGTTCGACTACCTGCTCCATCACAAGGGAGCGTTCCTCGTCTTCCTGCTTTTCCTGATACCCGGCTTCCCGAAGGATTACCTCTGCTACATCCTTGGCCTCGGCCACCTGACGACGCTCGAATTCCTGACCATCGCCTCCACGGGGCGGCTGCTCGGAACCATCATGCTGACGCTGGGGGGAACGTACCTCCGCGACCACCAGTACTACCGGTTTTTCCTGTTATGCGGGGGGGCGGTCGTCCTGGTGTTCCTCGCGATCGCCTACAAGGACCGGCTCGAGGCGTACCTGAAATCGCTTCACCACCGGTACTTGCACAGGAAGGATCCGCCCGGAAAGTAGCGGCGCCCCGAAACGGAACCGGAACGGAAAAGGGCCGCCCCCCATCGGGGAGCGGCCCCTTTTTTCATCCCATGGACTTTCCGGTTACTTCTTCTTGTCGGCCGGGGGTGCCGCGGGAGCGGCGGGGGTCGCCGGAGCGGCGCCCTTCTTGTCCCCATCCTTCTTCTCGCCGTCCTTCTTCTCTCCATCCTTGGGGGCGGCGGCCTTCTTCTTCTTCGCCTTCTTCTTGGCAGGCTTCTTGTCCTTATCCGCATCCTTCTTGTCCGCGTCCTTTTTCTCCATGGCCGGGGCAGCCTTCGAATCGGCCGCGGGGGCAGCCTTCGGCGCGGGATCGGCCGCCAGGGTCACGCTGGCGAACGCCACCGCGACGAACAGCGCACACAGGACGGTAAAGAGCTTCTTCATTCGGTTCCCCTCCTTAGGGATAAAATGATGTTTCAAATTGCATCCATGCTACACAAAAAAAAACGTTTGTGAAGCGATATTTTTCGGTCCGGCGGAAGAATTAATCCGCATGCC encodes the following:
- a CDS encoding DEAD/DEAH box helicase; this encodes MPFTQFGLSPDILRAVQAMKYTVPTPIQEKAIPRVLEGKDLMGSAQTGTGKTAAFALPILQRLSAGGVRRGRRPVRSLVLTPTRELAVQIGESFGAYAAHTGLRHTVVYGGVSQRPQEQALGKGVDILVATPGRLLDLMGQKLIDLSVVEIFVLDEADRMLDMGFIPDIRRVIEKLPGQRQTLMFSATMPYDIVRLADTILRDPVRVSVAPVSAPAEMVEHRLYYVEKPQKTELLKHLLADDSIRNALVFTRTRHGADRVERILSRANIRAEAIHGDKSQGARERALSSFKKGAIRVLVATDIAARGLDIVELSHVVNYDFPNEPEAYVHRIGRTGRAGLSGIAITFCAFDERPLLAEVERLIQKHLTVVPEHPFASPARPGTPTSLEKGRPQPRNRPYMISVDASFLSARPAPAAAPPARTSRHAEAEARPTAGPGGRKSGHRDIVPPGRASRR
- a CDS encoding TVP38/TMEM64 family protein, coding for MNREEMAAFVRSLGAWGFAGFIVLQVVQVVAAPIPGEATGVLGGYLFGPLLGVILSTVGLTAGSLLAFTLSRMFGRPFTDRFVDASTMARFDYLLHHKGAFLVFLLFLIPGFPKDYLCYILGLGHLTTLEFLTIASTGRLLGTIMLTLGGTYLRDHQYYRFFLLCGGAVVLVFLAIAYKDRLEAYLKSLHHRYLHRKDPPGK